The proteins below come from a single Verrucomicrobiia bacterium genomic window:
- a CDS encoding rhamnulokinase → MATRVYLAVDLGAESGRVMAGLWNGRKIKLEEVHRFPNGGVTVGGTLRWNVLGLWQSIQQGLALAARKYGPRLVSVGADTWGVDFVLLNRQNELLGLPYHYRDARTQGMMERAFRRVPREKIFAQTGLQFLPFNSLFQLLAWQRQAPELLEAADCLLFMPDYFHWCLCGARVAEFTIASTSQCLHPLQRDWNRRLLRAFGLPVGMLPPLVHPGTELGPLRPEVAEAAGLARVKVVAPPAHDTAAAVAGVPTAHTGKVNWAYISSGTWSLMGAEVAQASLTPRTLEFNMTNEGGLDGTYRLLKNIMGLWLVQRIKAAYDAEGKTYDYAELVRLAAAAPAFRSLVNPDDARFLNPKDMRAAIQEYCRETGQPIPRTAGELVRCAYESLALRYRQVLGWLEELNGQRVEIIHIVGGGSQSALLNQFTASACNRPVLTGPVEATALGNLMTQVRADGEVRTLAEMREVIRRSSEMRKYKPADLDKWDMAAARFAALAR, encoded by the coding sequence ATGGCGACACGTGTTTATCTGGCGGTGGATTTGGGCGCCGAAAGCGGGCGGGTCATGGCCGGCCTGTGGAACGGCAGGAAAATCAAGCTCGAGGAAGTCCACCGGTTCCCCAATGGCGGCGTGACGGTGGGCGGCACGTTGCGCTGGAACGTGCTGGGGTTGTGGCAGTCCATTCAACAGGGGCTCGCGCTGGCGGCGCGCAAGTATGGCCCGCGCCTCGTCTCGGTGGGCGCGGACACCTGGGGGGTGGATTTTGTGCTGCTCAACCGCCAGAACGAGCTGCTGGGCCTGCCGTATCATTACCGGGACGCCCGCACGCAGGGCATGATGGAGCGCGCCTTCCGGCGCGTGCCGCGGGAGAAAATCTTTGCCCAGACGGGCCTGCAATTCCTGCCGTTCAATTCGTTGTTTCAACTGCTGGCCTGGCAGCGGCAGGCGCCCGAATTGCTGGAGGCGGCCGACTGCCTGCTGTTCATGCCGGACTATTTCCACTGGTGCCTGTGCGGCGCGCGCGTGGCCGAGTTCACCATCGCCTCCACCTCGCAATGCCTGCACCCCCTCCAGCGCGACTGGAATCGCCGTCTGCTGCGGGCCTTCGGCCTGCCGGTGGGCATGTTGCCGCCGCTGGTGCATCCCGGCACGGAGCTGGGGCCGCTGCGGCCGGAGGTGGCCGAGGCCGCCGGCCTGGCCCGGGTCAAGGTGGTGGCGCCGCCCGCGCACGACACCGCCGCCGCCGTGGCCGGCGTGCCCACCGCCCACACGGGCAAAGTCAACTGGGCCTACATCAGCTCCGGCACGTGGTCCCTGATGGGAGCCGAGGTGGCGCAGGCCTCGCTCACGCCGCGCACACTGGAGTTTAACATGACCAATGAGGGCGGCCTGGACGGGACCTACCGCCTGCTCAAAAACATCATGGGCCTGTGGCTCGTCCAGCGCATCAAGGCGGCTTACGACGCCGAGGGCAAAACCTACGATTACGCCGAGCTGGTGCGCCTGGCGGCGGCGGCGCCGGCCTTCCGCTCCCTGGTCAACCCGGACGACGCGCGTTTTCTCAATCCCAAAGACATGCGGGCGGCCATCCAGGAGTATTGCCGCGAAACCGGCCAGCCCATCCCCCGCACCGCAGGCGAGCTGGTGCGCTGCGCGTATGAAAGCCTGGCCCTGCGTTACCGGCAGGTGCTCGGCTGGCTGGAGGAATTGAACGGCCAGCGCGTCGAAATCATCCACATCGTGGGCGGCGGCTCCCAGAGCGCGCTGCTCAACCAGTTCACCGCCAGCGCCTGCAACCGGCCGGTGCTCACCGGCCCCGTGGAGGCCACCGCCCTCGGCAACCTGATGACCCAGGTGCGCGCCGATGGCGAAGTGCGCACGCTGGCCGAAATGCGCGAGGTCATCCGCCGCTCCAGTGAAATGCGCAAGTACAAGCCGGCGGACCTCGATAAATGGGACATGGCGGCGGCCCGCTTTGCGGCGCTGGCCCGCTAA
- a CDS encoding OPT/YSL family transporter produces the protein MSDPQNRDATPPAAPAPENIPPLPPNATPEEMDLHWYTYYYQGDKVKQLTLRAVLMGGILGMFMSISNLYTTLKLGWAFGVAITACVLSFVIWNALRALSRGRLTPMSILENNCMQSTASAAGYSTGGTIGTAFGALLLIEGQHRPYVVVASFALLTAALGVFLAIPMKRQMINYEQLKFPSGIAAAETLRSLYSHGQQALRKAYSLIYALAFGGLVGFLRSYYTLIDQLKDWQPSEKFAAFCQRLHVPLDQWLAGLGPRLQSLHQWLHIPEQIALRAGWSPVYPYQLSGLAFEPSVLLIGAGMIVGLRVSLSMLLGSALLYFLVTPYLLTLDFAHAGTPGFVPSFTINPQGVLNPTRWALWGGTAIMVFSSLTSVALQWRTLARAFQVFKRRGQPTATADRLAAIEVPATWLVAGLIPITLGLVIVQFLAFHISLWLGLLAVVMSFVVSLVCCRATGETDTTPIGAMGKVTQLLYAVLPGAKGNITINLMSAGTTAAAGGSSADLLTDLKSGYLLGANPRKQFLAQFIGIFFGTLAVVPAWFAMVPDKATLEKFNPPATYMWKAVADLLTQGVHLLPKTALVAIIIGSLLGVALPLLEKLLPRLRPWLPSAMGLGLAWVIPFQNCLSFAIGAVLVWLWSQWRAKSAEEFNVPIASGLVAGESLVAALIAIACTLVGFLGMAK, from the coding sequence ATGTCCGACCCCCAAAACCGCGATGCCACACCGCCGGCGGCGCCCGCCCCGGAGAACATCCCCCCCCTGCCGCCCAACGCCACGCCGGAGGAGATGGATCTGCACTGGTACACCTATTACTACCAGGGCGACAAAGTCAAACAACTGACCCTCCGGGCGGTGCTCATGGGCGGCATCCTGGGCATGTTCATGTCCATCTCCAACCTCTACACCACGCTCAAACTGGGCTGGGCCTTTGGCGTGGCCATCACGGCCTGCGTGCTGTCGTTTGTCATCTGGAATGCGCTGCGCGCCCTGAGCCGCGGGCGGCTCACGCCCATGAGCATTCTGGAAAACAACTGCATGCAATCCACCGCCTCCGCGGCGGGCTACTCCACCGGCGGCACCATTGGCACGGCCTTTGGCGCGCTGCTGCTCATCGAGGGCCAGCACCGCCCCTATGTGGTGGTGGCCTCCTTCGCCCTGCTGACGGCCGCGCTGGGCGTGTTTCTGGCCATCCCGATGAAACGCCAGATGATCAACTACGAGCAGCTCAAATTCCCCAGCGGCATTGCGGCGGCCGAAACCTTGCGGAGCCTTTACTCCCACGGCCAGCAGGCCCTGCGCAAGGCCTACTCGCTCATCTACGCCCTCGCTTTCGGCGGCCTGGTGGGCTTCCTCCGCTCCTATTACACCCTGATTGACCAGCTCAAAGACTGGCAGCCCTCGGAAAAATTCGCCGCCTTCTGCCAGCGCCTGCACGTCCCGCTGGACCAATGGCTGGCCGGGCTGGGGCCGCGGCTGCAGAGCCTCCATCAATGGCTGCACATCCCGGAGCAGATCGCCCTGCGCGCCGGCTGGTCGCCCGTTTATCCCTACCAGCTCTCCGGCCTGGCCTTCGAGCCGAGCGTGCTCTTGATCGGCGCCGGCATGATCGTGGGCCTGCGCGTCTCCCTCTCCATGCTGCTCGGCTCCGCGCTGCTCTACTTCCTGGTCACCCCCTACCTGCTGACCCTCGATTTCGCCCACGCCGGCACACCGGGCTTCGTGCCCTCCTTCACCATCAATCCCCAGGGCGTGCTCAATCCCACCCGCTGGGCGCTGTGGGGCGGCACGGCCATCATGGTCTTTTCCAGCCTCACCTCCGTGGCCCTGCAGTGGCGCACCCTGGCGCGCGCCTTTCAAGTGTTCAAACGCCGCGGCCAGCCCACGGCCACCGCGGACCGCCTGGCCGCCATTGAAGTGCCCGCCACCTGGCTGGTGGCCGGCTTGATTCCCATCACCCTGGGGCTGGTCATCGTGCAATTCCTGGCCTTCCACATCAGCCTGTGGCTGGGCCTGCTGGCGGTGGTCATGTCCTTTGTGGTCTCGCTGGTCTGCTGCCGCGCCACCGGCGAAACCGATACCACCCCCATCGGCGCCATGGGCAAAGTCACCCAGTTGCTCTATGCCGTGCTCCCCGGCGCCAAGGGCAACATCACCATCAACCTCATGTCCGCCGGCACCACCGCCGCGGCCGGCGGCAGCTCCGCAGACCTGCTGACGGACTTGAAAAGCGGCTACCTCCTGGGCGCCAATCCGCGCAAACAATTCCTCGCCCAGTTCATCGGCATCTTCTTCGGCACGCTGGCGGTGGTGCCCGCCTGGTTTGCCATGGTGCCCGACAAGGCCACTCTCGAAAAATTCAATCCCCCCGCCACCTATATGTGGAAGGCCGTGGCCGACTTGTTGACGCAAGGCGTCCACCTGCTGCCCAAGACCGCCCTGGTGGCCATCATCATCGGCTCCCTGCTCGGCGTGGCCCTGCCCCTCCTGGAAAAATTGCTCCCGCGCCTCCGCCCCTGGCTCCCCTCCGCCATGGGCCTGGGCCTGGCGTGGGTCATCCCCTTCCAAAACTGCCTCTCCTTCGCCATCGGCGCCGTGCTGGTCTGGCTCTGGTCCCAATGGCGCGCCAAATCGGCCGAGGAATTCAACGTCCCCATTGCCTCCGGCCTGGTGGCGGGAGAATCCCTGGTGGCCGCCCTCATTGCCATCGCCTGCACCCTGGTGGGCTTCCTGGGCATGGCCAAATAA